A region of Paucidesulfovibrio longus DSM 6739 DNA encodes the following proteins:
- the ptsP gene encoding phosphoenolpyruvate--protein phosphotransferase, with product MADKIITGIPVSSGIVIGKAVFVNRSHRSVLPRHTVSADMVEAEKGRLENAFLVAGQEMESIRDKVPGELEQHRLILDSHLMMLRDPKLMGRAKEHIQTLRVNAEWALEKAVSELAQAFLGFDDVYLKERFQDVRQVADRVQTHLLGTVRDLTTIGGRAIIMAHDLTPADTVEIDVSRILGFATTRGGKTSHTGIMARTLGIPALVGVQELENSVTDGDLVVIDGIKGRIVVNPDEEELFEYNTLASRFEEYQKKIIRRCLLPAETSDGFRVKVLANIELLEEVTAVIDNGGEGIGLYRTEYSYLNRTDLPTEDELAEKYVDLASIMSPRKVVFRTLDLGSDKNITEFGQLDEANPAMGLRAIRFCLKHPELFKVQLRAILRASVYGNVSLMFPMISGLRELRRAKARLKEAQLELSRRGVPYNPDMPVGIMVELPSAVMIAELLAREVDFFSIGTNDLIQYSMGIDRTNPNVSYLYQPLHPAILRSIKQVVDAAHQAGIEVSLCGEVASDPFCVPILMGMQIDCISLSPQAIPGIKRIIRQTRMGECRQLLRDVISQQTVGRINRMVKDSIFKKYPEELMFFASLLDSEELPG from the coding sequence GTGGCCGACAAGATCATCACCGGAATCCCGGTTTCCTCGGGCATCGTCATCGGCAAGGCGGTTTTCGTCAACCGCAGCCATCGCTCGGTGCTGCCCAGGCACACGGTTTCCGCGGACATGGTCGAGGCGGAGAAGGGGCGGCTGGAAAACGCCTTTCTCGTGGCCGGGCAGGAGATGGAAAGCATCCGGGACAAGGTTCCCGGCGAGCTGGAACAGCACCGCCTGATTCTCGATTCCCACCTGATGATGCTCCGCGACCCCAAGCTCATGGGCCGCGCCAAGGAGCACATCCAGACCCTGCGGGTGAACGCGGAATGGGCGCTGGAAAAGGCCGTTTCCGAACTGGCCCAGGCTTTTCTCGGCTTCGACGACGTCTATCTCAAGGAACGCTTCCAGGACGTGCGCCAGGTGGCGGACCGGGTGCAGACGCACCTGCTCGGCACCGTGCGCGACCTGACCACCATCGGGGGCAGGGCCATCATCATGGCCCACGACCTGACCCCGGCGGACACGGTTGAAATCGACGTTTCCCGCATTCTCGGCTTCGCCACCACGCGCGGCGGCAAGACCTCCCACACCGGAATCATGGCCCGCACCCTGGGCATTCCCGCCCTGGTAGGCGTGCAGGAGCTGGAAAACTCCGTCACGGACGGCGACCTCGTGGTCATCGACGGGATCAAGGGCCGCATCGTGGTCAATCCGGACGAGGAGGAGCTGTTCGAGTACAACACGCTCGCCTCCCGGTTCGAGGAATACCAGAAGAAGATCATCCGCCGCTGCCTGCTCCCCGCGGAGACCAGCGACGGCTTCCGGGTCAAGGTGCTGGCCAACATCGAGCTGCTCGAAGAGGTCACCGCCGTCATCGACAACGGCGGCGAGGGCATCGGCCTCTACCGGACCGAATATTCCTACCTGAACCGCACGGACCTGCCCACGGAAGACGAGCTGGCCGAAAAATACGTGGACCTGGCCAGCATCATGTCCCCGCGCAAGGTGGTCTTCCGCACGCTGGACCTCGGCTCGGACAAGAACATCACCGAATTCGGCCAACTGGACGAAGCCAACCCGGCCATGGGCCTGCGGGCCATCCGCTTCTGCCTCAAGCACCCGGAACTGTTCAAGGTCCAGCTGCGGGCCATTCTCCGCGCCAGCGTCTACGGCAACGTCTCGCTGATGTTTCCCATGATTTCGGGCCTGCGCGAGCTGCGCCGGGCCAAGGCGCGGCTCAAGGAGGCCCAGCTGGAGCTTTCGCGCCGGGGCGTGCCCTACAATCCGGACATGCCCGTGGGCATCATGGTCGAACTGCCCAGCGCCGTGATGATCGCCGAGCTGCTGGCCCGCGAGGTGGACTTCTTCTCCATCGGCACCAACGACCTGATCCAGTACAGCATGGGCATCGACCGGACCAATCCCAATGTTTCCTATCTGTACCAGCCGCTGCACCCGGCCATCCTGCGCTCCATCAAGCAGGTCGTGGACGCCGCGCACCAGGCGGGCATCGAGGTCAGCCTCTGCGGCGAGGTGGCTTCCGACCCGTTCTGCGTGCCGATCCTCATGGGCATGCAGATCGACTGCATTTCCCTCTCGCCCCAGGCCATTCCCGGCATCAAGCGCATCATCCGCCAGACCCGCATGGGCGAATGCCGCCAGCTTCTGCGCGACGTGATCAGCCAGCAGACCGTGGGCAGGATCAACCGCATGGTCAAGGACTCGATTTTCAAGAAGTATCCCGAGGAGCTGATGTTCTTCGCGTCCCTGCTGGACAGCGAGGAGCTTCCCGGCTAG
- the smpB gene encoding SsrA-binding protein SmpB, which produces MAKKSKSPSGDGRKTIGVNKQARRLYEFLETFEAGLSLVGSEVKSLREGRVAFKDGYVRLKDGEAWLVGVHIAPWDHTGPYDQHDPERPRKLLLHKHEIERLQARVDQKGLTVIPVSMYFRGGRVKLEIALGRGKNVHDRRDDLKARDMARDTARQLAAYK; this is translated from the coding sequence ATGGCGAAAAAATCAAAATCCCCTTCCGGCGACGGTCGCAAGACCATCGGCGTGAACAAGCAGGCCAGACGCCTGTACGAGTTCCTGGAAACCTTCGAGGCCGGGCTTTCCCTGGTGGGCAGCGAGGTCAAGTCCCTGCGCGAGGGCCGCGTGGCCTTCAAGGACGGCTACGTGCGCCTCAAGGACGGCGAGGCCTGGCTCGTGGGCGTGCACATCGCGCCCTGGGACCACACCGGCCCGTATGACCAGCACGACCCGGAGCGGCCCCGCAAGCTGCTGCTGCACAAGCACGAGATCGAGCGGCTCCAGGCCCGCGTGGACCAGAAGGGCCTGACCGTGATCCCCGTGTCCATGTATTTCCGGGGCGGCCGGGTCAAGCTGGAGATCGCGCTCGGCCGGGGCAAGAACGTCCACGACCGCCGCGACGACCTCAAGGCCCGCGACATGGCCCGCGACACGGCCCGCCAACTCGCCGCGTACAAGTAG
- a CDS encoding PTS system mannose/fructose/sorbose family transporter subunit IID encodes MGAKGISGEGRALVNCYLRCYLAGACFNARGYYSVGLSYAMDPGLRAIHKTPQTLMEARGRYVNHFNTHLFWLPCLVGIFLTAERHVAAGHMPAKMIERLKDTAGYTLSGIGDSVFAGSLLIFWALSSICLLLAGCRTLPLLVGAGFFVGLQFFRVYTFWAGHRRGLAFLEGLRRWDLINWGQRIKLLNGLLLLCLWLLAWPRPLLWTDWIYMTLGMAFFARFLQHRQVPREVVLVAFLLVMGALPWIAGGVKMLFERLTG; translated from the coding sequence TTGGGGGCGAAAGGTATTTCCGGCGAAGGCCGGGCTTTGGTGAACTGCTACCTGCGCTGCTATCTCGCGGGCGCGTGCTTCAACGCGCGCGGCTACTACAGCGTGGGCCTGTCCTACGCCATGGACCCCGGACTGCGGGCCATCCACAAGACACCCCAGACGCTCATGGAAGCGCGCGGCCGCTACGTCAACCATTTCAACACGCATCTTTTCTGGCTGCCCTGCCTCGTGGGCATCTTCCTCACGGCGGAGCGGCACGTGGCCGCCGGGCACATGCCCGCCAAGATGATCGAGCGGCTCAAGGACACGGCGGGGTACACGCTTTCGGGCATAGGCGACTCCGTCTTCGCCGGAAGCCTCTTGATTTTCTGGGCCTTGTCGTCTATCTGCCTTCTGCTTGCGGGCTGCCGGACCCTGCCGCTGCTCGTGGGCGCCGGATTCTTCGTCGGCCTGCAATTTTTCCGGGTCTACACCTTCTGGGCCGGACACCGCCGGGGACTGGCCTTTCTCGAAGGTCTGCGAAGATGGGATCTGATCAACTGGGGGCAGCGGATCAAGCTGCTCAACGGATTGCTGCTGCTCTGCCTCTGGCTGCTGGCCTGGCCCCGTCCCCTGCTCTGGACGGACTGGATCTACATGACGCTGGGCATGGCCTTTTTCGCCCGCTTTCTCCAACACCGACAGGTTCCCCGCGAAGTGGTGCTGGTGGCGTTCCTCCTGGTCATGGGCGCGCTGCCCTGGATCGCCGGGGGCGTGAAAATGCTGTTCGAACGGCTGACGGGCTGA
- a CDS encoding HPr family phosphocarrier protein, with protein sequence MEETAGAVNEENAGGQFLVRRVVVANQLGLHARPAGALAQLAQSFTSDISLECDGQEVDAKSILDLLTLAAAQGTRLDLKARGEDAESALDRIEKLFKERFGEGK encoded by the coding sequence ATGGAAGAAACCGCAGGCGCCGTGAACGAAGAAAACGCCGGAGGCCAGTTCCTGGTCCGGCGGGTGGTGGTGGCCAACCAGCTTGGCCTGCACGCCCGTCCGGCAGGAGCGCTGGCGCAACTGGCCCAGTCCTTCACGAGCGATATATCTCTCGAGTGCGACGGGCAGGAAGTGGACGCGAAAAGCATCCTCGACCTGCTCACGCTGGCCGCGGCCCAAGGCACGCGGCTGGACCTCAAGGCCAGGGGCGAGGACGCCGAGTCCGCCCTCGACCGCATCGAAAAGCTGTTCAAGGAGCGCTTCGGCGAAGGGAAGTAG
- a CDS encoding biotin transporter BioY yields MSRMPLGELHKLVWTALLAATVAAGAYLIVPIGPVPVSMQPLFIFLAGFILGPKRGAACLLLYLAAGAAGLPVFAGGNSGLGVLMGPTAGYLYTYVLMAAIAGLATGGRGEMLSFARGFLFGLIGLAVVYAGGVLWLMRALDMSLDKALAVGFYPFILWDLFKIVFAVACYRILVRYSIVR; encoded by the coding sequence ATGAGCCGGATGCCACTGGGAGAACTGCACAAGCTGGTCTGGACCGCGCTTCTGGCCGCCACGGTGGCGGCGGGCGCGTACCTCATCGTGCCCATCGGCCCGGTTCCGGTGTCCATGCAGCCGCTGTTCATCTTTCTGGCCGGATTCATCCTCGGCCCCAAGCGCGGCGCGGCCTGCCTGCTGCTCTATCTGGCGGCGGGCGCGGCCGGCCTGCCGGTTTTCGCGGGGGGCAACTCCGGCCTGGGCGTGCTCATGGGGCCGACAGCGGGCTACCTCTACACCTATGTGCTCATGGCCGCGATCGCGGGCCTGGCCACGGGCGGGCGGGGCGAAATGCTCTCGTTCGCGCGGGGCTTCCTCTTCGGCCTGATCGGCCTCGCCGTGGTCTACGCCGGGGGGGTGCTCTGGCTGATGCGCGCCCTGGACATGAGCCTGGACAAGGCCCTGGCCGTGGGCTTCTATCCCTTCATCCTCTGGGATCTGTTCAAGATCGTGTTCGCTGTGGCTTGCTATCGCATTCTCGTTCGGTATAGCATCGTCCGGTAG